A genomic window from Silene latifolia isolate original U9 population chromosome 11, ASM4854445v1, whole genome shotgun sequence includes:
- the LOC141611160 gene encoding pentatricopeptide repeat-containing protein At3g49710-like, protein MNQTSWNLHHFTHLLKSCITQKNLITGKRLHALYVKSIIPQLTYISNHFIILYSKCRNLTAARNAFGATLYPNVFSYNAIIAAYVKHGRIMIAHQLFDEMSEPDLVSYNTLIAAYAERGETRPAFGLFGRMREVGIGMDGFSMSSMITGSNDDVLLIRQLHCLGVRGGYDCYTSVNNSLVSYYSKNGFLEEAKRVFCGMNGREDEVSWNAMIVAYGQHREGLKAVELFKEMVKRGLYVDMYTLASVLTAFTSLEDRVGGLQFHGQLIKIGFNTNPHVGSGLIDLYSKCGGDMFDCRKIFEEIPGPDLVLWNTMISGYSQFDELSEEALTCFRDMLRIGHRPDDCSFVCVISACSNSPSPSHGKQVHSLSLKSDIPSNRIAVNNALVSMYAKSGNLHDARKLFDWMPEHNVVSLNALIDGYSQHGAGNEALHLFNCMLKQGLTPSNITLISVLSACAHTGKVEEGQKYFDTMKCNYGIDPEPEHYSCMIDMLSRAGKLREAEQLIESMPFNPGKTGWAALLGACRKHGNFDLAIKAANQFLQIEPTNPAPYVMLANIYSDAGRWEEVAQVRKLMHDRKLRKKPGCSWIEINKRVHTFVAEDASHPMIKEVYEYLDEVLVKIKDVGYVPDVRWSTMKDVGGERDKERSGVHHSEKLAVAFGLLSTKKGEPILVGKNLRICGDCHNAIKLISAVTSREITVRDTRRFHLFKDGTCSCGDYW, encoded by the coding sequence ATGAACCAAACTTCATGGAATCTACACCATTTCACCCACCTTCTAAAATCATGCATTACCCAAAAAAACCTAATTACAGGGAAACGTCTCCATGCACTCTACGTAAAATCCATTATTCCTCAATTAACTTACATTTCCAATCACTTCATCATCCTCTACTCCAAATGCCGCAATCTAACCGCCGCTCGAAACGCATTCGGAGCGACCCTTTACCCAAATGTGTTCTCCTACAATGCCATTATTGCCGCGTATGTGAAACACGGTCGAATTATGATTGCCCACCAACTGTTTGATGAAATGTCTGAACCGGACTTGGTATCGTATAATACTCTAATTGCTGCGTATGCGGAAAGAGGTGAGACGCGGCCTGCTTTTGGGCTGTTTGGGAGGATGAGGGAGGTGGGTATTGGGATGGATGGGTTTAGTATGTCGTCAATGATTACGGGGTCGAATGATGATGTTTTGTTGATTAGGCAGTTGCACTGTTTGGGTGTTAGAGGTGGGTATGATTGTTATACGTCGGTGAATAATTCGCTTGTGAGTTATTATAGTAAAAATGGGTTCTTGGAGGAGGCGAAGAGGGTGTTTTGTGGAATGAATGGGAGGGAAGATGAGGTTTCTTGGAATGCTATGATTGTTGCGTATGGGCAACATAGGGAAGGATTAAAAGCGGTTGAATTGTTCAAGGAAATGGTTAAGCGGGGTTTGTATGTTGACATGTATACTTTGGCTAGTGTCTTGACTGCGTTTACGAGCTTGGAGGATCGAGTTGGTGGCCTCCAGTTTCATGGTCAGCTAATCAAGATAGGGTTTAACACGAACCCTCATGTTGGGAGTGGGTTGATTGATTTGTATTCAAAATGTGGTGGTGACATGTTTGACTGTCGAAAAATATTTGAGGAGATTCCGGGGCCTGATTTGGTTCTTTGGAACACCATGATCTCTGGATATTCTCAATTTGATGAATTATCAGAGGAGGCACTAACTTGCTTCCGAGATATGCTGCGAATTGGGCATCGGCCAGATGATTGCAGCTTTGTTTGTGTGATTAGTGCATGTTCAAACTCCCCCTCTCCTTCACATGGGAAGCAAGTTCACTCTTTGTCTCTAAAGTCTGATATTCCGTCTAATAGGATAGCGGTCAACAATGCCCTCGTATCAATGTATGCTAAAAGCGGAAATCTTCATGATGCTAGAAAGTTGTTTGATTGGATGCCTGAGCATAATGTAGTCTCTCTGAATGCCTTGATCGATGGTTATTCTCAGCATGGTGCCGGAAATGAAGCATTGCATCTTTTTAATTGCATGCTTAAACAAGGTCTAACGCCTAGTAATATAACCTTGATTTCTGTGCTTTCAGCTTGTGCTCACACAGGAAAAGTTGAGGAAGGCCAAAAGTATTTTGACACAATGAAATGTAATTATGGTATTGATCCTGAACCTGAACACTATTCCTGCATGATTGACATGCTGAGTCGAGCTGGTAAACTGCGTGAAGCAGAGCAGCTTATCGAGTCTATGCCGTTTAACCCCGGTAAAACTGGTTGGGCTGCCTTGCTTGGCGCATGTAGAAAACACGGTAATTTTGATTTAGCTATCAAGGCTGCTAATCAATTTCTTCAGATTGAGCCTACAAATCCCGCTCCTTACGTCATGCTTGCAAATATTTATTCTGATGCCGGAAGATGGGAGGAGGTTGCACAGGTTAGGAAGCTGATGCACGATAGAAAGCTTAGAAAGAAACCAGGGTGTAGTTGGATTGAGATAAACAAAAGGGTTCATACCTTCGTTGCTGAAGATGCTTCACACCCTATGATTAAGGAAGTATATGAGTACTTAGATGAGGTATTAGTGAAGATAAAAGATGTTGGTTATGTGCCTGATGTGCGATGGTCTACAATGAAAGATGTTGGAGGCGAAAGAGACAAGGAGAGGAGTGGTGTTCATCATAGTGAGAAACTTGCAGTTGCATTTGGGCTGCTATCGACGAAAAAGGGGGAACCTATACTTGTTGGGAAGAATCTGAGGATATGTGGAGATTGTCACAACGCCATTAAGCTTATTTCTGCTGTCACAAGCAGGGAGATCACCGTCAGAGACACTCGTAGATTTCATTTATTCAAGGATGGAACATGTTCATGTGGGGATTATTGGTAG